In Coriobacteriia bacterium, a single window of DNA contains:
- a CDS encoding N-formylglutamate amidohydrolase encodes MEPLKFNSNAPVRTLQAAGTPLARIVTGEGPVVALALHAGHLLRPELREHIALGDQDRLREEDPHTARMAPRGCTLIEVLRSRFEVDLNRPRFRAVYQGPEDAWGLGVYRDELPDQVDRISRAVYDTFYAEMFTVLSGIIAEHGRFVVLDLHSYNHRRDGAAAPGAPPAVNPEVNLGTGRLERQRWAPVVEGFSAVMNDAGFDCRENVKFRGGHFAHWIAETFPESGAALAIEFKKTYMDEWTGRVDEHAVSRIRSALECAVPVVTAALSNLR; translated from the coding sequence ATGGAACCACTCAAGTTCAACTCCAACGCACCCGTGCGCACCCTTCAGGCAGCCGGCACGCCGCTTGCACGCATCGTGACCGGCGAGGGCCCGGTGGTCGCATTGGCGCTGCACGCCGGCCACCTGTTGCGGCCCGAACTTCGCGAGCACATCGCGCTCGGCGACCAAGACCGCCTGCGGGAGGAGGATCCGCATACGGCGCGCATGGCACCGCGCGGCTGCACGCTGATTGAGGTGCTGCGCTCGCGCTTCGAGGTCGACCTGAACCGACCCCGATTCCGCGCCGTCTACCAGGGTCCCGAGGACGCCTGGGGGCTCGGTGTCTATCGCGACGAACTCCCTGACCAAGTGGACCGCATCTCGCGCGCCGTCTACGACACCTTCTACGCCGAAATGTTCACCGTTCTATCCGGCATCATCGCCGAGCACGGTCGCTTCGTCGTTCTCGACCTGCACAGCTACAACCATCGCCGAGACGGCGCGGCCGCTCCTGGCGCGCCCCCCGCAGTGAACCCCGAGGTCAATCTCGGCACGGGTCGGCTCGAGCGCCAGCGATGGGCACCAGTGGTCGAGGGGTTCTCGGCGGTCATGAACGACGCGGGATTCGACTGCCGCGAGAACGTGAAGTTTCGCGGCGGGCACTTCGCGCACTGGATCGCCGAGACGTTTCCCGAGAGCGGCGCGGCACTGGCGATCGAGTTCAAGAAGACGTACATGGACGAGTGGACCGGGCGCGTCGACGAGCACGCTGTGAGCCGCATTCGCTCGGCGCTCGAATGTGCCGTCCCGGTGGTCACTGCAGCGCTTTCGAACCTTAGGTAA
- a CDS encoding PIN domain-containing protein — protein MGNKIVLVDYENVQPESLRAFDYDQSKVLVFVGSTQVRLPFELVEAMQRLGDRGEYVRITGCGPNALDFHIAYYIGRLAVQNPSATFRIVSNDTGFDPLIEHLKAKNISVVRSGAPKAIAAPQPKASAQPQPKSKKAPKSQAKPSPKPASPKTSAEDRARQFMANVCQPKSTKPRNEKTLASAIGSFYQKKLSEQEVAAVVGAMRKFGFIKVAGGKISYAVAEYAP, from the coding sequence GTGGGCAACAAGATCGTTCTGGTCGACTACGAGAACGTCCAACCCGAGTCACTCCGAGCGTTCGACTACGACCAGAGCAAGGTCCTCGTATTCGTCGGCTCGACACAGGTGAGACTGCCCTTTGAGTTGGTCGAAGCGATGCAACGCTTGGGCGACCGAGGCGAGTACGTCCGCATCACGGGCTGTGGGCCCAATGCGCTGGACTTCCACATCGCGTACTACATCGGCCGCCTCGCCGTTCAGAATCCCTCGGCGACGTTCCGTATCGTGTCGAACGACACAGGGTTCGACCCGCTCATCGAGCACCTCAAGGCGAAGAACATCAGCGTGGTTCGGAGTGGTGCACCCAAGGCGATTGCGGCACCACAGCCTAAGGCGAGCGCGCAACCGCAGCCCAAGTCGAAGAAGGCTCCCAAGTCACAGGCCAAACCGAGCCCAAAGCCGGCCAGTCCCAAGACAAGCGCCGAGGACCGAGCTCGTCAGTTCATGGCAAACGTGTGCCAGCCCAAGTCGACGAAGCCCCGAAACGAGAAGACGCTTGCCAGTGCGATCGGGTCGTTCTACCAAAAGAAGCTGAGCGAACAAGAGGTCGCGGCCGTTGTGGGGGCGATGCGCAAGTTCGGCTTCATCAAAGTGGCGGGCGGCAAGATCAGCTACGCAGTGGCTGAGTACGCTCCGTAG
- a CDS encoding membrane dipeptidase, whose amino-acid sequence MPPEEVLQKSGFIDLHQDMLLGVARLEGGFPDYSPMYLTGSSRVATVFSSLFPHGVSANLIGELEAHDALLESHPAALRLITTVDDLLVEDSRVGVLPHSEGFELPGVEPEMLAHLWADHSLRSLALTWNHETPYAFSCYDDGGASLKPAGRELLRTLERSPILLDLAHLNDAGFHEALDAYAPPVLISHTFCRSIVDHPRGLDDDQLRATRAHGGLVGLAFVPEFLGERGSVDEVLRHIDKVATLAGERAVSIGTDWGVADMGELSSAQSLLGLVEAVAGAFGSELAERFAFGNAHDFLCAQLPIAS is encoded by the coding sequence GTGCCTCCTGAGGAAGTGCTCCAGAAGAGCGGGTTCATCGACCTGCATCAGGACATGCTCCTGGGCGTCGCTCGGCTCGAGGGCGGCTTTCCCGACTACAGCCCGATGTACCTGACGGGCAGCTCCCGAGTTGCCACGGTCTTCTCGTCGCTGTTTCCACATGGCGTGAGCGCAAACCTTATCGGCGAGCTCGAGGCACACGACGCGCTGCTCGAGTCCCATCCTGCAGCGCTGCGGCTCATCACCACCGTCGACGACCTGCTCGTCGAGGATTCGCGGGTTGGGGTTCTGCCGCACTCGGAGGGTTTCGAGCTGCCGGGAGTCGAGCCTGAGATGCTCGCCCACCTGTGGGCCGATCACTCCCTGCGCAGCCTTGCGCTGACGTGGAACCACGAGACGCCCTACGCATTCAGCTGCTACGACGACGGCGGGGCCAGCCTCAAGCCGGCTGGCCGAGAGTTACTGCGCACGTTGGAGCGAAGCCCGATACTCCTGGACCTGGCGCATCTCAACGATGCCGGGTTCCACGAGGCTCTGGATGCCTACGCGCCCCCGGTGCTCATCTCCCACACGTTCTGCCGTTCGATCGTCGATCACCCCAGAGGGCTGGACGACGACCAGCTCCGAGCAACTCGCGCCCACGGTGGGTTGGTGGGACTGGCGTTCGTCCCCGAGTTTCTCGGCGAGCGCGGATCTGTCGACGAAGTCCTGCGGCACATCGACAAGGTAGCCACCCTGGCCGGCGAGCGTGCCGTCTCGATCGGCACCGATTGGGGTGTGGCCGACATGGGCGAACTTAGCAGCGCGCAGTCCCTGCTGGGCCTCGTCGAGGCCGTTGCGGGAGCGTTCGGGTCAGAGCTCGCCGAGAGGTTCGCCTTCGGCAACGCCCACGACTTCCTCTGCGCTCAGTTGCCCATCGCTTCCTAG
- a CDS encoding heme-binding protein: MSVESPKYEVLRHDGEFELRRYDGYLTANVRIAAAGYSQAANAGFGPLADYIFGNNHASDRIAMTAPVTSGMACCQKIAMTAPVSAAESQGDYVVSFTMPSGYTRDSLPEPNNPRVSIESVPPGAFAVVRYSGYMNDKNAEKARGELDAWIAEEGLTPSGEPVAAQYDAPWKPGFARRNEILIPVAEPAAAAAAEADGDVASAES, from the coding sequence ATGTCTGTCGAGTCACCCAAGTACGAAGTGTTGCGCCATGACGGCGAATTCGAGCTGCGCCGCTACGACGGATACCTGACTGCGAACGTGCGCATCGCGGCCGCCGGCTACAGTCAGGCCGCCAACGCTGGGTTCGGCCCGCTTGCGGACTACATCTTCGGCAACAACCACGCATCCGATCGCATCGCGATGACGGCGCCGGTCACCTCCGGCATGGCATGCTGCCAGAAGATCGCGATGACCGCGCCGGTGAGCGCGGCCGAGTCGCAAGGCGACTACGTCGTGAGCTTCACCATGCCCTCCGGCTACACGAGGGACAGTCTGCCCGAGCCCAACAATCCGCGCGTCAGCATCGAGTCGGTCCCGCCGGGCGCCTTCGCGGTGGTGCGCTACAGCGGCTACATGAACGACAAGAACGCCGAGAAGGCTCGCGGTGAGTTGGACGCTTGGATCGCCGAGGAGGGCCTGACGCCTAGCGGCGAGCCGGTTGCAGCTCAGTACGACGCGCCGTGGAAGCCGGGCTTCGCTCGGCGCAACGAGATCCTGATACCGGTAGCCGAGCCAGCGGCGGCCGCTGCTGCCGAGGCTGACGGCGACGTCGCGAGCGCCGAGTCGTGA
- a CDS encoding DinB family protein, with protein sequence MSAAQPTPERAPIADDISAEELIARYLAGPALVRATIAGMDADQLHARPIEGKMSTHDVVTHIADSEAGLGGRLKRALAGEEPLATQGGHPEAVSDPTRDLSADLEQLTAAREQMGEALRHIEPDVWERIAARWGEREVTVRQMLLLMTRHLENHVATIEEKRAALGL encoded by the coding sequence ATGAGCGCTGCACAACCCACGCCAGAGCGAGCCCCGATCGCCGACGACATCTCGGCGGAGGAGCTCATCGCGCGCTACCTCGCTGGCCCCGCACTGGTGCGGGCGACGATCGCCGGCATGGACGCGGATCAACTGCATGCACGGCCCATCGAAGGCAAGATGTCGACGCACGATGTTGTCACCCACATCGCCGACTCCGAGGCCGGTCTGGGCGGGCGCCTCAAGCGCGCGCTCGCCGGCGAAGAGCCGTTGGCCACGCAGGGCGGCCACCCCGAGGCGGTCAGCGACCCCACTCGCGATCTGAGCGCGGATCTCGAGCAGCTCACAGCGGCACGCGAGCAGATGGGCGAGGCGCTGCGCCATATTGAGCCCGACGTCTGGGAGCGCATCGCGGCGCGCTGGGGTGAGCGCGAAGTGACCGTACGCCAGATGCTGTTGCTCATGACGCGCCATCTCGAGAATCACGTCGCGACCATCGAGGAGAAGCGCGCGGCGCTGGGGCTCTAG
- a CDS encoding polysaccharide deacetylase family protein, with amino-acid sequence MIKPARITLPLLVLVALLLLGPALSAEAADRPLPDWATPLAGKKVVGVITSRKIVALTIDDVRSSQTASMTDELVRDNLTVSLFCVASEIDTAAAQYAAGAGMEIADHGWTHIALGSMSSEEASEALDSSAQRLYDMVGYWPPWYRSPYLEEGPNGVKEANEHGMLYAHISWNSRDYDAGMTSATVAASVSAGLRPGGVVDLHETTTTIAALPLIAKVLKDRGYECLTMSQLATAAPAATSIAMMWKAPSGLARPTVVGRATAKHGTTVVDVLTPARSQKLLIRVERRKKNGKYTSYRSYSAKTSSAGAWKLKLKLPKGGYRIRTSVAISDVYRSAMTSWTKVWVY; translated from the coding sequence TTGATTAAGCCCGCCCGAATCACCCTTCCACTGCTCGTGCTCGTGGCACTTCTGCTCCTGGGACCCGCGCTCAGTGCCGAGGCGGCCGACCGGCCTCTGCCCGACTGGGCCACCCCACTCGCAGGCAAGAAGGTCGTTGGGGTGATTACGTCGCGCAAGATCGTCGCGCTGACCATCGACGACGTCCGCAGCTCCCAGACTGCGTCGATGACCGACGAGCTGGTGCGAGACAACCTGACGGTCTCGCTCTTCTGCGTCGCGTCCGAGATCGACACCGCCGCGGCACAGTACGCGGCCGGGGCGGGCATGGAGATTGCCGATCATGGCTGGACACACATCGCGCTTGGCAGCATGAGCTCGGAGGAAGCGAGCGAGGCGCTCGATTCGTCGGCGCAGCGTCTCTACGACATGGTGGGATACTGGCCGCCGTGGTATCGCTCGCCGTACCTGGAAGAGGGCCCCAACGGAGTCAAAGAAGCGAACGAGCACGGCATGCTCTACGCCCACATCTCGTGGAACTCGCGGGACTACGACGCTGGCATGACCTCTGCGACCGTCGCCGCTTCGGTATCGGCGGGCTTGCGACCGGGTGGCGTGGTGGATTTGCATGAGACGACCACCACCATTGCTGCGCTGCCGCTCATCGCCAAAGTGCTCAAGGACCGCGGGTACGAATGCCTCACGATGTCCCAGCTCGCGACGGCTGCGCCCGCGGCTACCAGCATCGCGATGATGTGGAAGGCGCCGAGCGGTCTTGCCAGGCCGACGGTGGTAGGGCGGGCCACGGCGAAGCACGGAACGACGGTCGTCGACGTGCTGACGCCCGCCAGATCGCAAAAGCTGCTAATCCGAGTCGAGCGCCGAAAGAAGAACGGGAAGTACACCTCGTACCGGTCGTATTCGGCCAAGACATCATCGGCCGGCGCTTGGAAGTTGAAGTTGAAACTGCCCAAGGGCGGCTATCGGATTCGCACCTCGGTGGCCATCTCGGACGTCTACCGCTCCGCAATGACATCGTGGACCAAGGTCTGGGTCTACTGA
- a CDS encoding DUF1611 domain-containing protein, which translates to MEANTLIPGGAGRSDRLTQTASGHELGQAQLTAVVYCEGNFGASDGKTANGLVRHSEKYKILSVIDSQKAGLDASEVLGDEPSGICIVPSLSAAIASAGFVPDSFIFGVAPSSGMLSPAERRLVLEAIRHGMNIVNGLHEFLGDDPEFVQAAAAHNVTILDVRRPREKKNLRMFSGHISTVTCPRIAVLGTDGAIGKRTTATILTQALNDAGIKAVMVGTGQTGLIQGARYGVALDAIPCQFCSGEMEAAVVEAFEGEHPDVIVVEGQGALSHPAYLTSSFILRGAKPDAVILQHAPTRKWLGDFPDVPMPTAASEINLIHAFADTKVIGLTINHENMTDTEVTQAIACYELELGIPATDALTRPADRLVEMVVLAFPELQHKLDAAASQEVPLAH; encoded by the coding sequence ATGGAGGCTAACACCCTCATTCCCGGTGGCGCTGGGCGATCGGATCGTTTAACCCAGACGGCCTCGGGTCACGAACTCGGCCAAGCCCAACTCACAGCAGTGGTCTACTGCGAGGGCAACTTCGGCGCAAGCGACGGCAAGACCGCCAACGGACTTGTGCGCCACTCCGAGAAGTACAAGATCCTCTCGGTGATCGACAGCCAGAAGGCTGGCCTGGACGCCAGCGAGGTTCTCGGCGACGAGCCGAGCGGAATCTGCATCGTCCCCAGCCTCTCGGCTGCGATTGCCTCGGCAGGATTCGTTCCGGACTCCTTCATCTTCGGCGTAGCGCCGTCCAGCGGAATGCTCTCGCCGGCCGAGCGACGCCTCGTGCTCGAGGCTATCCGGCACGGGATGAACATCGTCAACGGACTGCACGAGTTCTTGGGCGACGATCCGGAGTTCGTACAGGCTGCGGCCGCTCACAACGTGACGATCCTCGACGTGAGGCGGCCTCGCGAGAAGAAGAACCTCCGCATGTTCTCGGGCCACATCTCCACCGTCACCTGCCCGCGCATCGCCGTGCTGGGCACGGACGGCGCGATCGGCAAGCGCACCACGGCGACGATTCTGACGCAGGCGCTCAACGACGCAGGCATCAAGGCCGTCATGGTCGGCACCGGGCAGACCGGGCTTATCCAAGGCGCCCGCTACGGCGTGGCACTCGACGCGATTCCGTGTCAGTTCTGCTCGGGCGAGATGGAAGCGGCCGTGGTGGAGGCCTTTGAAGGCGAGCATCCCGACGTCATCGTGGTCGAAGGTCAGGGTGCGCTGAGCCACCCGGCCTACCTGACGTCGAGCTTCATCCTGCGTGGAGCCAAGCCCGACGCGGTCATCTTGCAGCACGCGCCCACCCGCAAGTGGCTGGGCGACTTCCCGGACGTGCCGATGCCCACCGCCGCAAGCGAGATCAACCTCATCCACGCCTTTGCAGACACCAAAGTCATCGGGCTGACCATCAATCACGAGAACATGACCGACACCGAGGTCACCCAGGCCATCGCCTGCTACGAACTCGAGCTCGGAATCCCCGCGACCGATGCCCTGACGCGCCCGGCCGACCGACTGGTCGAGATGGTGGTGCTCGCGTTCCCCGAGCTCCAACACAAGCTAGATGCCGCCGCGTCTCAAGAGGTGCCGCTGGCGCACTAG
- a CDS encoding P-II family nitrogen regulator, producing the protein MKRIEAVIRSEKMQEVKQALIDSGHAEMTFSNVQGHTAEKPITSHFRGQQYTVDLLPQVAVVVMAHDHDVRPVVDVIRQHARTDHTGDGQIFVTSVDQIISVRTGEVGVGAL; encoded by the coding sequence ATGAAGCGCATCGAGGCAGTAATCCGCTCGGAGAAGATGCAGGAGGTCAAGCAGGCGTTGATCGACTCCGGTCACGCCGAGATGACCTTCTCAAACGTGCAGGGGCACACCGCCGAGAAGCCCATCACCAGCCATTTCCGAGGCCAGCAGTACACCGTCGACTTGCTGCCCCAGGTCGCTGTCGTGGTCATGGCCCACGACCACGACGTTCGGCCGGTCGTGGACGTGATCCGACAGCACGCTCGAACCGACCACACCGGAGACGGCCAGATCTTCGTGACCTCGGTCGACCAGATCATCTCGGTGCGCACGGGCGAGGTCGGTGTCGGAGCGCTCTAG
- a CDS encoding LytR C-terminal domain-containing protein, whose translation MRLRRIALVGVAVAMVLLLSGCHRLGLVKSPATSASSSSKTAASPSTAPTGTAPANAAGIAVAVQNGGGIKGRGAAMVTRLKGLGFNPGKATNAKRTDYATTVVLYNPGHEAEATQVQKALALGKVQPAPADVTFPSGVLVIVGKDF comes from the coding sequence ATGCGCCTTAGAAGAATCGCGCTAGTCGGAGTCGCCGTCGCAATGGTGCTACTGCTATCTGGCTGCCACCGTCTCGGACTCGTGAAGTCGCCCGCAACATCCGCATCGAGCAGCAGCAAGACCGCGGCTTCTCCGAGCACTGCGCCGACCGGCACCGCGCCGGCGAACGCCGCCGGCATCGCCGTCGCGGTCCAGAATGGCGGCGGCATCAAGGGTCGCGGAGCGGCGATGGTGACTCGGCTCAAGGGGCTTGGCTTCAACCCTGGCAAGGCGACCAACGCAAAGCGCACCGACTACGCCACCACGGTCGTGCTGTATAACCCGGGTCACGAGGCGGAAGCCACACAGGTCCAGAAGGCCCTGGCACTGGGGAAGGTGCAACCGGCGCCTGCCGACGTCACCTTCCCGAGCGGTGTGCTGGTGATCGTGGGCAAGGACTTCTAA
- a CDS encoding glutathione synthase, which produces MKMGFVVNDIDSETAGYSTTRLAVAAINAGHEAWVMTPCDFAYDPDEMIKARARHAPKDKYTSGAAYLSGLRGSNAKTRRITVDELDVLMLRNDPSQDAETPWRQNAAIEFGRLAMRNGVVVLNDPNGLAKAITKMYFQEFPEEVRPRTLITRDRDEIKEFVKEQGGRAVLKPLQGSGGKGVFMVDHASNKNLNQIIDALTRDGYVIAQEYLEEAEQGDTRLFMMNGRPFKYKGHYAAFRRMRQGDDIRSNVHVGGEIAQATITERDLRICEIVRPKLVADGMFLVGLDIVGDKLMEVNVFSPGGLGSAQEFERVNFAQGVIGALERKVDYMSSYRRRFSNVQMNTL; this is translated from the coding sequence ATGAAGATGGGGTTCGTGGTCAACGACATCGACAGCGAAACCGCTGGCTACTCCACCACTCGGCTGGCGGTGGCCGCGATAAACGCTGGCCACGAGGCTTGGGTGATGACGCCCTGCGACTTTGCCTACGACCCCGACGAGATGATCAAGGCGCGCGCCCGGCATGCGCCCAAGGACAAGTACACCAGCGGCGCCGCCTATCTGTCCGGTCTGCGCGGATCCAACGCCAAGACCCGGCGAATCACCGTCGACGAACTCGACGTCTTGATGCTGCGAAACGACCCGTCGCAAGACGCCGAGACTCCCTGGAGACAGAACGCCGCCATCGAGTTCGGCCGCTTGGCGATGAGGAACGGCGTCGTGGTTCTCAACGACCCCAACGGCTTGGCCAAGGCCATCACCAAGATGTACTTCCAGGAGTTCCCGGAGGAGGTCCGGCCTCGCACGCTCATCACCCGCGACCGGGATGAGATCAAGGAGTTCGTCAAAGAGCAGGGTGGCCGAGCCGTGCTCAAGCCGCTCCAAGGTAGCGGTGGCAAAGGCGTGTTCATGGTCGACCACGCCTCGAACAAGAACCTCAACCAGATCATCGACGCGCTCACGCGGGACGGCTACGTGATCGCGCAGGAGTACCTCGAAGAGGCCGAGCAGGGCGACACGCGGCTGTTCATGATGAACGGGCGACCGTTCAAGTACAAAGGCCACTACGCCGCGTTTCGGCGCATGCGGCAGGGCGATGACATCCGCAGCAACGTGCACGTAGGCGGCGAGATCGCCCAAGCCACGATCACCGAGCGCGACCTGCGCATCTGCGAGATCGTGCGACCCAAGCTGGTGGCCGACGGCATGTTCCTCGTCGGCCTCGACATCGTGGGCGACAAGCTCATGGAAGTGAACGTCTTCTCCCCTGGCGGGCTCGGCAGCGCCCAGGAGTTCGAGCGAGTGAACTTCGCGCAGGGCGTGATCGGAGCGCTCGAGCGCAAGGTCGACTACATGAGCAGCTACCGACGCCGGTTCTCGAACGTCCAGATGAACACGCTCTAG
- a CDS encoding cyclic nucleotide-binding domain-containing protein — protein MNRPDRGMYCVAGAYRSAAGIGGSAMGGDVLVRKASNGAIIFSEGDPPDGMYVILGGKVKIFRQANGHETTLALLKQGDFFGEMSLFDHKPRSAGAISVGETELRFISNSEFQAMPVSDPFVRQMLLKMSERLREVDDALAKLDAENDARHTYLSNLSVHREWAV, from the coding sequence GTGAATCGTCCCGACCGTGGTATGTACTGCGTTGCCGGCGCGTATCGCAGCGCCGCTGGGATTGGGGGTTCGGCCATGGGAGGCGACGTTCTCGTCCGCAAGGCCAGCAATGGCGCAATCATCTTCAGTGAGGGCGACCCGCCCGACGGGATGTACGTGATTCTGGGCGGCAAGGTGAAGATCTTCCGCCAAGCGAACGGTCACGAGACCACGCTTGCCCTGCTCAAGCAGGGAGACTTCTTCGGCGAGATGTCGCTGTTCGACCACAAGCCGAGGTCGGCAGGCGCGATATCGGTCGGCGAGACCGAGCTTCGGTTCATCAGCAACTCGGAGTTTCAGGCGATGCCTGTCTCGGACCCGTTCGTCCGGCAGATGCTGCTCAAGATGAGCGAACGGCTTCGCGAGGTCGACGACGCCCTAGCGAAGCTCGATGCCGAGAACGATGCTCGGCATACGTATCTCTCGAATCTGAGCGTGCACCGGGAGTGGGCAGTGTAG
- a CDS encoding SDR family oxidoreductase encodes MPTATDEHRLILVTGATGYIGGSLLRPLVDAGYRVRAAARTPERLAGHVPEEVDVVGCDVLDSGQVTAALEGVDTAFYLVHSLGDSDRYAELDRNAALIFSAACREQGVRRIVYLGGLGANSGGRLSEHLASRQEVGRELAAAGVPVVEFRASIVLGAGSTSFEMIRNLVEKLPAMTTPRWVRMASQPIALADVVAYLVASVAVELEEGTSHRIYEIGGSDRVSYGDLMRLYAHARGLRRLVLPVPVLSPGLSGWWLYLFTPKQAKVGRQLAESPRFPTVVTDDSAARDFPGIHPIGAAEAMEQTLRIEDEEFARICWDEEYAGRTAPVSEERQGRYIDSRVLRVACPPEAAFDPIACIGGERGWYAFDTLWDLRGFIDILLGGPGRRRGRKDPFVLVEGDYLDWWRVERLDPPRLLRLVAEMRLPGRGWLQYELRRDGESTIVRQTALFDAKGVLGRLYWYSVLPFHHFVFNGTLQGVERECLALVSGPNTCPLPGAYDRSLERRASESE; translated from the coding sequence ATGCCAACCGCCACAGACGAACATCGACTCATTCTCGTCACCGGCGCCACCGGCTACATCGGCGGCAGTCTCCTGCGACCATTGGTGGACGCCGGCTATCGGGTTCGAGCGGCAGCGCGAACGCCCGAGCGTCTTGCCGGTCACGTTCCCGAGGAAGTCGACGTTGTCGGCTGCGATGTGCTCGATTCCGGGCAGGTGACAGCCGCCCTCGAAGGCGTCGACACGGCCTTCTACCTCGTGCACTCCCTCGGCGATAGCGACCGGTACGCCGAGCTCGATCGAAACGCCGCCCTCATATTCTCGGCTGCGTGTCGCGAGCAGGGCGTGAGGCGAATCGTCTATCTGGGCGGGCTGGGCGCGAACTCAGGTGGTCGCCTGTCCGAGCATCTCGCAAGCCGTCAGGAGGTCGGGCGCGAGCTCGCCGCGGCCGGCGTGCCGGTTGTGGAGTTCCGCGCTTCGATCGTTCTGGGCGCAGGCTCGACCTCGTTCGAGATGATCAGGAACCTCGTGGAGAAGCTCCCAGCGATGACCACTCCTCGCTGGGTCCGGATGGCTTCGCAACCGATCGCGCTGGCCGACGTGGTCGCCTACCTTGTGGCCAGCGTCGCAGTTGAGCTCGAAGAGGGCACCTCGCACCGGATCTACGAGATCGGGGGATCCGACCGCGTGAGCTACGGCGACCTGATGCGTCTCTATGCGCACGCCCGCGGTCTGCGTCGGCTGGTCCTACCGGTGCCGGTGTTGTCGCCCGGCCTGTCGGGCTGGTGGCTCTACCTCTTCACGCCCAAGCAGGCGAAAGTGGGCCGACAGCTCGCCGAGTCCCCGCGCTTCCCAACCGTCGTCACCGATGACTCGGCCGCGCGCGACTTCCCGGGAATCCATCCCATCGGCGCGGCGGAGGCGATGGAGCAGACTCTGCGCATCGAGGATGAGGAGTTCGCCCGAATCTGCTGGGACGAGGAGTACGCGGGCCGCACGGCACCCGTCTCGGAGGAGCGGCAGGGGCGCTACATCGACTCGCGCGTGTTGCGCGTTGCCTGTCCTCCCGAGGCGGCCTTCGACCCGATCGCGTGCATCGGGGGAGAGCGCGGTTGGTACGCGTTCGACACGCTGTGGGACCTCCGCGGCTTCATCGACATACTCCTGGGCGGTCCGGGGCGTCGGCGCGGCCGGAAGGATCCGTTCGTGCTCGTCGAAGGTGACTACCTCGACTGGTGGCGCGTGGAGCGTCTCGACCCGCCCAGACTGCTGCGCCTCGTCGCCGAGATGCGCTTGCCGGGGCGAGGCTGGCTGCAGTACGAGCTGCGTCGCGACGGCGAGAGCACGATTGTGCGGCAGACGGCGCTCTTCGATGCGAAAGGCGTGCTGGGCCGCCTGTACTGGTATTCGGTGTTGCCGTTTCACCACTTCGTCTTCAACGGCACGCTGCAAGGTGTGGAGCGCGAGTGTCTTGCGCTCGTGTCGGGCCCAAACACATGCCCGCTGCCGGGCGCGTATGACCGCTCGCTCGAGCGCAGAGCAAGCGAGTCCGAGTAG
- a CDS encoding DedA family protein, translated as MSAASTTTVLAQYIGHYGYLAMAAAVLAENLGLPVPGETAVLLAAGAASAGKLSVIVVWLVAIVAAIVGDNVGFGLGHFGGKPFFLRFGPRFGVSHENYAMTERFFDRYGGPAVAIARFIPVIRVIAAITAGASGMEWKRFLPWQALGACLWATSAVAIGYYGNRALLFMKPELIEDYGAWWPVVAVAAVVLALAAVSLVAHLLARRMTRSV; from the coding sequence GTGAGTGCCGCCAGCACCACGACCGTGCTAGCCCAATACATCGGGCACTACGGCTACCTCGCTATGGCCGCGGCAGTACTGGCCGAGAACCTGGGCCTGCCGGTGCCGGGCGAGACGGCCGTCCTCCTTGCCGCAGGCGCGGCCTCGGCGGGGAAGCTGAGCGTCATCGTCGTGTGGCTGGTGGCCATCGTCGCCGCGATCGTGGGTGATAACGTAGGGTTCGGCCTGGGCCACTTCGGCGGAAAGCCGTTCTTCCTTCGGTTCGGTCCCCGGTTCGGCGTCAGCCATGAGAACTACGCGATGACCGAGCGCTTCTTCGACCGGTACGGCGGGCCAGCTGTGGCGATCGCTCGCTTCATCCCCGTGATTCGGGTCATAGCGGCGATCACGGCCGGAGCGTCGGGAATGGAGTGGAAGCGCTTCTTGCCCTGGCAGGCACTCGGCGCGTGTCTGTGGGCGACGTCTGCCGTGGCGATAGGCTACTACGGCAACCGAGCGCTCCTGTTCATGAAGCCCGAGCTCATCGAGGACTACGGCGCCTGGTGGCCCGTCGTGGCCGTCGCGGCGGTCGTGCTCGCCTTGGCTGCGGTCTCGCTCGTCGCGCATCTCCTCGCGCGCCGGATGACGCGTTCGGTCTGA